A DNA window from Theobroma cacao cultivar B97-61/B2 chromosome 5, Criollo_cocoa_genome_V2, whole genome shotgun sequence contains the following coding sequences:
- the LOC18598238 gene encoding glucosamine 6-phosphate N-acetyltransferase — MENTNSLKEEHRFQVRKLELSDKSKGFIELLQQLTVCDSVSDKEFEDRFKEISTYGDDHLVCVIEDDFSGKIIATGSVFIEKKFIRNCGKVGHIEDIVVDGNARGLQLGKKIVGFLLDHARSMGCYKVILDCSVDNKGFYEKCGFKQKEIQMVKYFV; from the coding sequence ATGGAGAACACTAATTCATTAAAAGAAGAACACCGTTTTCAGGTTCGAAAACTGGAACTTTCAGACAAAAGCAAGGGATTTATAGAGCTGTTACAACAACTAACTGTTTGTGATTCTGTTTCtgacaaagaatttgaagataGATTTAAGGAAATAAGTACATACGGTGATGATCATCTTGTCTGTGTAATCGAAGATGATTTTTCGGGTAAAATTATTGCGACAGGGAGCGTTTTCATTGAGAAGAAGTTTATAAGGAACTGTGGTAAAGTTGGGCACATTGAAGATATTGTGGTTGATGGGAATGCAAGAGGATTGCAGTTGGGGAAGAAAATTGTGGGGTTTCTTTTGGATCACGCTCGTTCCATGGGGTGTTATAAGGTTATTTTGGATTGCAGTGTTGACAACAAGGGGTTTTATGAGAAGTGTGGTTTTAAGCAGAAGGAAATCCAGATGGTTAAGTATTTTGTTTGA
- the LOC18598239 gene encoding uncharacterized protein LOC18598239 encodes MGSSLLQWESDPLFSAAEVVQDSADRMESIFRLLLHDQSLVQSNHSDRKLLTSIEYHRRDLVTILETAKWQLEDFERAVSLSARMDQSHAREDVISRHKQFIRAISEQINHVEKSLEKMSMGNSLKNSEWGNLNKQDRDGLALFLSGGNHNEHNHRYDFDDSDILKRFLEPATASCSTDAGLVGNECGEIEEVTTNGVAYGSHYYDSMKENNLRKVGSHYSIKLGLDEVDSFQESSCNRNAGGGSWDLEASEVKPKSFFQENKSRGSSTSPFRFFNNLWAAYRSRVPSNYTKRLKDGEEEHSPSYIDASHATQVQCIGLRSAPGDHGLQGLHGFLIKFMHLRRTLGACNARCDRFSYLVKFNRRSVQMILTIVFAFTLLGILVFHVT; translated from the exons ATGGGATCGAGCTTGCTTCAATGGGAATCCGACCCTCTGTTCTCAGCAGCCGAAGTTGTTCAAGATTCAGCTGAcag GATGGAATCCATTTTTCGCCTTCTTTTGCATGATCAAAGTCTTGTTCAAAGCAATCATTCTGACCGGAAGCTGCTTACCTCGATTGAGTATCATAGGCGTGATCTTGTTACCATACTCGAAACAGCAAAATGGCAG TTGGAAGATTTTGAACGAGCAGTTAGCTTATCAGCTAGGATGGACCAGTCACACGCTAGGGAGGATGTGATTTCCAGACATAAACAGTTTATTAGAGCCATTAGCGAACAGATAAATCATGTTGAGAAGAGCTTGGAGAAAATGTCAATGGGAAATTCCTTGAAAAACTCGGAGTGGGGAAACTTGAATAAACAAGATAGAGATGGTTTGGCATTATTTCTTTCAGGGGGGAATCATAATGAACACAATCACCGTTATGACTTTGATGATAGTGACATCTTGAAAAGATTTCTTGAACCAGCCACAGCTTCTTGCTCAACAGATGCTGGACTTGTTGGGAATGAATGTGGAGAAATTGAAGAAGTGACTACAAATGGTGTTGCCTATGGTAGCCATTATTATGATTCTATGAAGGAGAACAATTTAAGGAAAGTGGGTTCTCATTATTCTATAAAATTGGGTCTGGATGAAGTGGATTCTTTCCAAGAGAGTTCCTGTAACAGGAATGCTGGAGGTGGAAGTTGGGATTTAGAAGCTAGTGAAGTCAAACCTAAGAGTTTCTTCCAGGAGAATAAGTCAAGAGGTTCTTCAACAAGTCCCTTTAGGTTCTTCAATAATCTATGGGCTGCATATAGGAGTAGGGTTCCTAGCAATTATACTAAGCGATTAAAAGATGGAGAAGAAGAGCATTCCCCATCATACATTGATGCTTCTCATGCAACACAG GTTCAGTGTATTGGACTAAGGTCAGCACCTGGAGACCATGGTCTCCAGGGATTACATGGGTTTCTCATAAAGTTCATGCACCTGAGAAGGACGCTTGGGGCATGTAATGCCAGATGTGATAGATTTTCATATCTTGTCAAATTTAATCGACGATCCGTACAAATGATACTGACAATAGTATTTGCCTTCACACTTTTAG GCATATTGGTATTCCATGTCACTTGA